Proteins from a genomic interval of Crassostrea angulata isolate pt1a10 chromosome 7, ASM2561291v2, whole genome shotgun sequence:
- the LOC128156940 gene encoding protein sprouty homolog 2-like, with amino-acid sequence MRAARAHRTLPPPDGDGGIVTLDQVRPHPRTQNEYVEGPKFPQREVSQQPSHGVPVINRVALPVRQQSGLRNLNDTLITRQPVSISPPLKKEPILEVDNDIICANCGKCKCGSCTEPKKLPQRWCCGDYCQVSPDCIVDTCTCFCCVKAVFYHCGKDQDDDEDMCYMHPCAGCTKPHCVKRWTCMAMMACCLPCLCCYWPARAVLKACTSCYNKCRKKGCQCTTRQTKKQTVDEKNGSPLTRGLLIESDSSSA; translated from the coding sequence ATGAGAGCGGCAAGGGCCCACCGAACTCTGCCACCTCCTGATGGCGATGGAGGCATTGTCACGCTGGACCAGGTACGTCCTCATCCTCGAACCCAGAATGAGTATGTAGAAGGACCAAAGTTTCCCCAGCGTGAAGTATCGCAACAACCCAGCCATGGAGTCCCAGTCATCAATAGGGTAGCTTTGCCAGTGAGACAACAGTCTGGACTGAGAAATCTAAATGACACACTTATAACAAGGCAACCTGTGTCTATTTCGCCACCTTTAAAAAAGGAACCTATTTTGGAAGTGGACAATGACATCATTTGTGCGAACTGTGGAAAGTGCAAGTGTGGATCATGCACAGAACCTAAGAAATTACCACAACGCTGGTGCTGCGGGGACTACTGTCAAGTGTCACCTGATTGTATTGTGGACACCTGCACATGTTTTTGTTGTGTGAAGGCAGTGTTTTATCACTGTGGAAAAGACCAGGACGATGACGAGGACATGTGTTACATGCATCCCTGTGCGGGGTGCACGAAGCCGCATTGTGTGAAACGCTGGACTTGCATGGCCATGATGGCCTGTTGCCTGCCATGTCTTTGCTGTTACTGGCCTGCACGAGCGGTGCTAAAAGCTTGCACCTCGTGCTACAACAAGTGTCGGAAGAAAGGGTGTCAGTGCACGACAAGGCAGACAAAAAAGCAAACTGTTGATGAGAAAAACGGGTCACCTCTTACCAGAGGACTACTTATTGAATCGGATTCAAGTAGTGCGTAA